Proteins co-encoded in one Arthrobacter alpinus genomic window:
- a CDS encoding HNH endonuclease signature motif containing protein, which yields MRFAEPLILPRPITVPVYGGTKRVQRLLPTLTAEEQENYVAWTPQLGAAALAELDPEDLNDEDVLNYIQASERQASWAMARQAKAIHVFATRRPPVLGEDPPVKHPDRSRYATAEIMAMFGIGTGAAEHLITDAELLVQHLPDTFAQFSDGSLDQRRVRAVIRGCENTPPQSLHEIENKFLNSAMSCNPNALTRKVRGIAERHNPEPIEQRHRRARTNRDVWITPLPDGMACLGARLPATEATLLFNSLEDWAKAAKTNGEDSHGTTPTGRPSRSLAEYRADVLVDLLHQVLLHSPSGSEANESAAAPPLPGQPWGPYFKKRIPAVLNITVSADRLLGVSNDPATLDGYGLIPLDDAKELAATAKFWRRFLTDPDSGRIVSVGRKTRKPPKAMAREARFRDPVCTGIGCDRPARSCELDHTTPYNRFVYSSDGAVRPLGETSLENLRPRCPYCHHVKDDPHTGWIVENVSPGVIRTVTPTGRVYLQTQGGMAPPF from the coding sequence TTGCGATTTGCCGAACCGCTAATCCTGCCACGGCCAATCACGGTCCCCGTTTACGGTGGGACCAAGCGTGTTCAGCGGCTTCTGCCAACCCTCACGGCTGAGGAACAAGAAAATTACGTAGCGTGGACGCCGCAGCTTGGCGCAGCAGCCTTGGCTGAATTGGACCCTGAAGATCTCAATGATGAAGACGTGCTCAATTATATTCAGGCCTCGGAACGTCAGGCGTCCTGGGCCATGGCCCGGCAGGCGAAAGCTATCCACGTATTCGCCACACGACGCCCGCCGGTACTCGGCGAGGATCCGCCAGTGAAGCACCCGGACCGGTCGCGCTATGCCACGGCTGAGATCATGGCCATGTTTGGCATTGGCACTGGGGCAGCAGAACATCTGATCACCGACGCCGAGCTTCTGGTCCAACATTTACCTGACACCTTTGCCCAGTTCAGTGATGGTTCCTTGGACCAGCGCCGAGTCCGGGCGGTAATTCGTGGATGCGAGAACACGCCGCCGCAAAGCCTGCACGAAATCGAAAACAAGTTCCTCAATTCCGCAATGAGTTGCAATCCGAATGCGCTCACCAGGAAAGTTCGTGGCATTGCAGAACGGCACAATCCCGAACCCATTGAGCAACGCCACCGGAGGGCCCGGACCAACCGAGACGTCTGGATCACTCCCCTGCCAGATGGCATGGCGTGTTTGGGAGCCCGCCTTCCAGCCACGGAAGCCACCCTGCTTTTCAATTCACTGGAGGACTGGGCCAAGGCAGCCAAGACCAATGGAGAAGACAGCCACGGGACCACGCCTACGGGGCGGCCGTCACGCTCGCTTGCAGAGTACCGCGCAGATGTCCTGGTGGATTTGCTCCACCAGGTGCTACTGCACTCTCCTTCGGGTTCCGAGGCCAACGAATCAGCTGCAGCACCCCCTCTTCCCGGGCAGCCATGGGGGCCATATTTCAAGAAACGCATCCCAGCGGTTCTGAACATCACGGTTTCTGCCGACAGGCTCTTGGGAGTATCGAACGATCCAGCCACACTGGACGGTTACGGGCTCATTCCCCTCGACGACGCCAAGGAATTGGCTGCCACAGCAAAATTCTGGCGAAGATTCCTCACTGACCCGGATTCGGGGCGCATTGTGAGCGTTGGCAGAAAAACCCGAAAACCTCCAAAGGCCATGGCCCGGGAAGCGCGTTTTCGGGACCCGGTTTGCACCGGAATTGGCTGTGACCGCCCCGCCAGATCTTGCGAACTGGACCACACCACTCCTTACAACAGATTTGTTTACTCTAGCGATGGCGCAGTCCGGCCATTAGGCGAGACCAGCCTCGAGAACTTACGTCCCCGGTGCCCGTACTGCCATCATGTCAAGGACGATCCCCACACCGGGTGGATCGTGGAAAATGTCAGCCCTGGCGTCATTAGGACCGTGACACCCACCGGCCGTGTCTATCTTCAGACACAAGGCGGCATGGCGCCACCGTTCTAA
- a CDS encoding ribonuclease HI family protein, producing MTIIAAADGSALGNPGPAGWAWYVDDNCWRAGGWPHGTNNMGELMAVLDLFKSTAHVPEEPLHILCDSQYVINSVTKWMPGWKRKGWRKSDGKPVLNLELLKEIDAALVGRKYTFEWVKGHAGHDLNEAADDRARDAATAYQAKRAPNAGPGFPGAQASDSAQTSDSAQTASGSQTANGTMSSAASQKYDAGTSTSLQSAPAPVRDLVPAAFGEPALFGDQDQPDLFSVLDDEPDPSFAPGPATGIEAVIEQERELLDPQVRSDPFRVAELLHPDFEEIGSSGRVWTRTETMQMLSEAQSAAIDMEVMALTQLDTSTALLRYRSSSEGRSVLRSSLWSLDGKQWRLRFHQGTLEA from the coding sequence ATGACAATTATTGCTGCAGCCGATGGTTCGGCTCTTGGAAACCCTGGTCCTGCCGGCTGGGCCTGGTATGTGGATGACAACTGCTGGCGCGCCGGGGGCTGGCCGCACGGCACCAACAATATGGGCGAGCTCATGGCCGTCCTGGATCTGTTCAAGTCCACGGCCCATGTGCCGGAAGAACCCCTGCACATCTTGTGCGACAGCCAGTACGTCATCAACAGCGTCACCAAGTGGATGCCGGGCTGGAAGCGCAAAGGCTGGCGCAAGTCAGACGGCAAGCCCGTACTGAACCTTGAACTACTCAAGGAGATAGACGCGGCGCTCGTGGGCCGCAAATACACCTTTGAATGGGTCAAGGGCCACGCTGGTCACGATCTCAATGAAGCCGCTGACGACCGTGCTCGGGACGCCGCCACCGCCTACCAAGCCAAGCGCGCGCCGAACGCGGGTCCCGGATTCCCTGGTGCCCAGGCCTCAGACTCTGCCCAAACCTCAGACTCTGCCCAGACCGCCAGCGGCTCACAGACCGCCAATGGCACCATGTCCTCTGCCGCTTCTCAGAAATACGACGCCGGGACCTCCACTTCGCTTCAGAGCGCGCCTGCACCGGTCCGTGACTTAGTGCCCGCAGCATTTGGTGAACCAGCACTCTTTGGGGATCAGGACCAGCCTGATCTGTTCTCCGTTCTGGATGATGAGCCGGATCCTTCTTTTGCCCCAGGCCCAGCAACGGGCATTGAAGCAGTCATCGAACAGGAGAGAGAGCTACTGGATCCGCAGGTCCGCTCCGATCCGTTCCGGGTTGCAGAATTGTTGCACCCCGATTTCGAAGAGATAGGTAGCAGCGGTCGAGTGTGGACTAGGACCGAAACCATGCAGATGCTGAGCGAGGCACAATCAGCTGCCATCGACATGGAGGTCATGGCGCTCACTCAGCTTGATACCTCGACCGCGTTGCTGCGCTACCGGAGCAGTTCAGAGGGGCGCTCAGTTTTGCGGAGCTCACTGTGGAGTCTCGATGGCAAGCAGTGGCGCTTGCGCTTTCACCAGGGAACTCTCGAAGCATAG
- the groL gene encoding chaperonin GroEL (60 kDa chaperone family; promotes refolding of misfolded polypeptides especially under stressful conditions; forms two stacked rings of heptamers to form a barrel-shaped 14mer; ends can be capped by GroES; misfolded proteins enter the barrel where they are refolded when GroES binds), whose protein sequence is MAKLIAFDEEARRGLERGLNILADAVKVTLGPRGRNVVLEKKWGAPTITNDGVSIAKEIELDDPYEKIGAELVKEVAKKTDDIAGDGTTTATVLAQALVKEGLRNVAAGADPLSLKRGIEKAVAAVIEALLASAKEIETKEEIAATASISAGDTEIGALIAEALDKVGKEGVITVEESNTFGLELELTEGMRFDKGYISAYFVTDTERQETVLEDPYILIVNSKISSVKDLVAVLEKVMASNKPLLIIAEDIEGEALATLIVNKIRGLFKSVAVKAPGFGDRRKAQLSDIAILTGGQVIAEEVGLKLENTTLDLLGKARKVVVTKDETTIVDGAGDAEAIAGRVAQIRAEIENSDSDYDREKLQERLAKLAGGVAVIKAGAATEVELKERKHRIEDAVRNAKAAVEEGIVPGGGVALIQAGVTAFDSLNLTGDEATGANIVRVAIDAPLKQIAINAGLEPGVVVDKVRSLPSGHGLNAATGEYEDLLAAGVNDPVKVTRSALQNAASIAALFLTTEAVIADKPEKAAPAGGGGDDMGGMGGF, encoded by the coding sequence ATGGCCAAGCTCATTGCATTTGATGAAGAGGCACGCCGCGGCCTTGAGCGTGGGTTGAACATCCTCGCCGACGCCGTCAAGGTTACCTTGGGCCCGCGCGGTCGCAACGTAGTTCTCGAAAAGAAGTGGGGCGCCCCCACGATCACCAACGATGGTGTATCCATCGCCAAGGAAATTGAACTTGACGATCCTTACGAGAAGATCGGCGCCGAGCTGGTCAAGGAAGTCGCCAAGAAGACTGACGACATCGCCGGTGACGGTACCACCACGGCAACCGTGTTGGCTCAGGCTTTGGTCAAGGAAGGCCTGCGCAACGTAGCTGCCGGAGCTGACCCGCTGTCCCTCAAGCGAGGCATCGAGAAGGCTGTTGCAGCCGTCATCGAGGCGCTGCTTGCTTCCGCCAAGGAAATCGAGACGAAGGAAGAGATCGCCGCTACTGCGTCCATCTCCGCCGGCGACACCGAAATCGGTGCACTCATTGCTGAAGCCCTGGACAAGGTTGGCAAGGAAGGTGTTATCACCGTCGAGGAGTCCAACACCTTCGGCCTGGAGCTCGAACTCACCGAAGGTATGCGCTTCGATAAGGGTTACATCTCCGCTTACTTCGTGACCGACACCGAGCGTCAGGAAACGGTCCTCGAGGACCCGTACATCCTGATCGTGAACTCCAAGATCTCCAGCGTCAAGGACCTTGTTGCAGTTCTGGAAAAGGTCATGGCTTCAAACAAGCCGCTGCTGATCATCGCCGAAGACATTGAAGGCGAAGCACTGGCAACACTGATCGTGAACAAGATCCGTGGCCTGTTCAAGTCCGTTGCCGTCAAGGCTCCGGGCTTCGGTGACCGCCGCAAGGCTCAGCTCTCCGACATCGCCATCCTCACCGGTGGCCAGGTCATCGCTGAAGAAGTAGGCCTCAAGCTGGAAAACACCACGCTTGATCTGCTGGGTAAGGCTCGTAAGGTTGTTGTGACCAAGGACGAGACCACCATTGTTGATGGAGCCGGCGACGCCGAAGCCATCGCAGGCCGTGTTGCTCAGATCCGTGCCGAAATCGAAAACTCAGATTCCGACTACGACCGTGAGAAGCTGCAGGAACGTCTGGCCAAGCTGGCCGGCGGCGTTGCAGTCATCAAGGCTGGTGCCGCAACCGAAGTCGAGCTCAAGGAACGCAAGCACCGCATCGAAGATGCAGTGCGTAACGCCAAGGCTGCTGTCGAAGAAGGCATCGTCCCCGGCGGTGGCGTTGCCCTGATCCAGGCTGGCGTGACTGCATTCGATTCCCTGAACTTGACCGGCGACGAAGCAACAGGCGCCAACATTGTGCGTGTTGCCATTGACGCTCCGTTGAAGCAGATCGCCATCAATGCAGGCCTCGAGCCCGGCGTTGTAGTGGACAAGGTCCGCTCATTGCCCTCCGGTCACGGCTTGAACGCTGCAACCGGCGAGTACGAAGACCTGCTGGCAGCCGGCGTCAACGACCCGGTAAAGGTGACCCGCTCTGCACTCCAGAACGCGGCCTCCATTGCTGCACTGTTCCTCACCACCGAAGCCGTTATCGCCGACAAGCCTGAGAAGGCTGCTCCGGCTGGCGGCGGCGGAGACGACATGGGCGGCATGGGCGGTTTCTAA
- a CDS encoding LytR C-terminal domain-containing protein: MSNYPRDEFDAIEEHSARHGVHRSSLDPQRRSLMPLMVVGVVALCVGLLAFFIMPKMFNTTTPPAAVVAQSSTAAPSATAAPATPSAAPSTAPAETPTPTPTPTPTPTPTAVVDKTVPVAIFNAAGVSGLAASYAGRVQADGWMVSQSANWAGQPQATSVIFYSDVAQKGNAEALSALLGIPALLETPELGVPLAVVLGPGA, from the coding sequence ATGAGTAATTACCCGCGGGATGAATTCGACGCCATCGAGGAGCACTCGGCGCGTCACGGCGTCCACCGTTCTTCCTTGGATCCCCAGCGGCGCTCATTGATGCCTTTGATGGTTGTTGGCGTCGTGGCACTGTGCGTGGGCCTGCTGGCCTTCTTCATCATGCCGAAGATGTTCAACACCACCACTCCTCCCGCAGCCGTGGTGGCCCAGAGTTCCACGGCGGCACCGAGTGCGACAGCGGCCCCGGCCACTCCCAGCGCTGCCCCCTCCACCGCTCCGGCGGAAACTCCGACGCCGACGCCCACCCCGACACCCACCCCAACGCCCACCGCCGTGGTGGACAAGACCGTTCCTGTTGCCATCTTCAATGCCGCAGGAGTGTCGGGTCTGGCCGCAAGTTATGCAGGGCGGGTTCAGGCTGATGGGTGGATGGTTTCGCAGTCCGCGAACTGGGCCGGACAGCCCCAGGCCACCTCTGTAATTTTCTACAGCGACGTTGCGCAGAAGGGTAACGCTGAGGCGCTCAGTGCCTTGTTGGGTATCCCGGCCTTGCTGGAGACGCCTGAGCTGGGCGTGCCCCTGGCCGTTGTATTGGGTCCGGGCGCGTAA
- a CDS encoding DUF3263 domain-containing protein, with amino-acid sequence MDPVAAPKDPAIPAGLSTREQQMLDLERQWWKYAGAKEQAIRDMFELSATHYYQVLNALIDSEAALAYDPMLVKRLRRLRTSRQQARSARRLGN; translated from the coding sequence GTGGACCCTGTCGCAGCACCAAAAGACCCGGCAATCCCGGCGGGCCTCAGCACGCGTGAGCAGCAAATGCTGGACCTCGAGCGCCAATGGTGGAAGTACGCCGGCGCCAAGGAACAAGCCATCCGCGATATGTTTGAGCTCTCAGCGACCCACTATTACCAAGTTCTGAATGCGTTGATCGACTCGGAAGCCGCGCTGGCGTATGACCCTATGTTGGTCAAACGCCTACGTAGACTACGTACGTCGCGGCAACAGGCCCGTTCCGCACGGCGGCTCGGGAACTAA
- a CDS encoding uracil-DNA glycosylase, whose translation MDSEPSLFDMPAPAPWDGTQLQALAALKSDPLSQMAPDWAAALAPQETALRALGAMLQDEYDAGTRFLPHPTQVLRALSAPLTEVKVLIVGQDPYPTPGHSVGLAFSVDRATYPLPRSLNNIFKELATDLGIPASAHGDLSAWSRQGVLLLNRVLTVAPGAAGSHRRRGWEEVTEAVIRTLAARKKPLVSVLWGKDAQNLAPLLEGTAVIESAHPSPLSASRGFFGSRPFSRVNDQLVAQGGAAIDWALPQ comes from the coding sequence ATGGACAGCGAACCCAGCCTTTTCGACATGCCAGCCCCTGCACCTTGGGATGGCACTCAATTGCAGGCTTTGGCCGCCTTGAAATCCGATCCGCTCTCACAGATGGCGCCGGATTGGGCCGCGGCTCTGGCCCCGCAGGAAACTGCGTTGCGTGCGCTGGGCGCCATGCTTCAAGACGAGTACGACGCCGGAACTCGCTTCCTGCCCCACCCCACCCAGGTGCTGCGTGCCTTGAGCGCACCGCTGACGGAGGTTAAGGTCCTGATTGTGGGCCAAGACCCCTACCCCACCCCCGGACATTCAGTGGGCCTGGCGTTTTCCGTGGACAGAGCTACATACCCGCTCCCCCGCAGTTTGAACAATATTTTCAAGGAGCTCGCCACTGATCTCGGCATCCCTGCGTCGGCCCACGGCGACCTTAGCGCCTGGTCCCGGCAGGGCGTCCTCCTTCTGAACCGGGTGCTCACGGTGGCGCCAGGGGCGGCCGGCTCTCACCGCCGTCGTGGGTGGGAAGAGGTCACCGAAGCAGTCATTCGCACCCTCGCCGCCAGGAAGAAACCGCTGGTGAGCGTGTTGTGGGGCAAAGACGCCCAAAACCTGGCACCGCTGTTGGAGGGGACGGCGGTCATTGAATCGGCGCACCCTAGCCCTTTGTCGGCATCACGCGGGTTCTTTGGCTCCAGGCCCTTTAGCCGCGTCAACGATCAGCTGGTAGCGCAAGGAGGCGCCGCGATCGACTGGGCACTGCCGCAATGA
- a CDS encoding siderophore-interacting protein: MTTTNSAAPRPAGRGGKPRVQHTLQVLRKETLSPHMVRIVAGGPGLANFAPKDATDMYVKIQFLHPGIEYTEPVDVEALRETLPREFWPVTRTYTVRWVDLAAQELAIDFVLHGDSGLAGPWAAAVVPGDSIIFTGPGGAYTPNPDADWYLFAGDEAALPAIAAAIESLPATATGHAYIEVDSAADIQPVAKPDGVELTWVFREGATPAESTVLLDAVANGPWPEGTVDAFVHGEREYIKALRDLLFKQRGLERSQVSLSGYWAYGRTEDNFQAEKREPIGKIL; this comes from the coding sequence GTGACGACAACTAATTCCGCTGCCCCCCGCCCTGCTGGCCGAGGCGGGAAACCCCGTGTCCAGCACACCCTGCAGGTGCTACGCAAGGAAACCCTCAGCCCGCACATGGTGCGGATCGTGGCTGGCGGCCCCGGGTTGGCCAATTTTGCACCCAAAGATGCCACAGACATGTACGTGAAAATCCAGTTCCTGCATCCCGGCATTGAGTACACGGAGCCGGTGGACGTGGAGGCGCTGCGTGAGACGCTGCCGCGTGAGTTCTGGCCCGTGACGCGCACCTATACCGTCCGTTGGGTGGACCTGGCCGCGCAGGAGTTGGCCATCGACTTTGTCTTGCACGGCGATTCCGGCTTGGCCGGTCCGTGGGCAGCCGCAGTTGTCCCCGGCGACAGCATTATTTTCACCGGCCCGGGCGGCGCCTACACGCCCAACCCCGACGCCGATTGGTACCTTTTTGCCGGCGACGAAGCCGCGCTGCCGGCCATCGCTGCGGCCATCGAGTCGCTGCCCGCCACAGCAACCGGTCACGCCTACATTGAGGTCGATTCGGCCGCTGACATTCAACCCGTCGCCAAGCCCGACGGCGTTGAACTCACCTGGGTGTTCCGCGAAGGGGCGACCCCGGCCGAGTCCACGGTCCTGCTGGACGCTGTAGCCAATGGCCCGTGGCCCGAAGGCACTGTTGACGCTTTTGTTCATGGAGAGCGCGAATACATAAAGGCATTGCGCGATCTCCTCTTCAAGCAGCGCGGTCTGGAACGCTCACAAGTTTCCCTCTCGGGATACTGGGCCTACGGCCGAACCGAAGACAACTTCCAAGCCGAAAAGCGCGAGCCCATCGGCAAGATTCTCTAA
- a CDS encoding threonine/serine ThrE exporter family protein: MGVDRWNPASGDAPKKDVKEVLTPAQARANATAKRMLRKLVQGEAPPTAPMRIVDRLAGSPYANFTIQVGKAEESARKTIDFALRLAETMFRYGAGALEVETSIIAVTAALGLRHIEVDITNQSVIINYAPRDAVPITLLRVVRSWTNNYAGLVEVHELVTDIASGGVSRDEAYRRLDIIIKKPKPFPRWMVSVAEAVFAAAVVGVIGGTVFGALVAFVTILAAGQTARVLGKWRVPDFFVTAISSFIVTIVALLCFMVHLPLSPSVVVAGGILLMLPSGRLVSAVQDAINGFPVTAAGRFLSAFLSFGAIVAGISVALVTGAVFGAERLNVAETITGSLPLLWVLVLVAVATVAICIAEQTAVRLVLPTVAVALIGYVVYYFCMYLGLGGRFAPAVAAVVIGMLARIISLRLGAPQLVVAVPSIIFLLVGLSIFRAMFVMTLTPEDSVSGAVGIFNALIVILAVAAGVVLGDNAARPFTRSNGQKDRRRNRRR, translated from the coding sequence GTGGGAGTTGATCGCTGGAATCCAGCGTCGGGGGACGCGCCAAAAAAAGATGTAAAAGAAGTTCTGACCCCGGCCCAGGCTCGGGCCAACGCCACAGCTAAACGCATGCTCCGCAAGCTGGTGCAGGGGGAGGCCCCGCCCACAGCGCCCATGAGAATTGTTGACCGGCTGGCTGGCAGTCCTTACGCCAACTTCACCATTCAGGTGGGCAAGGCCGAAGAGTCAGCACGGAAGACTATTGACTTCGCGTTGCGACTGGCCGAAACCATGTTCCGCTACGGGGCTGGTGCCCTCGAGGTTGAGACCAGCATCATCGCCGTCACGGCAGCACTGGGCTTGCGCCACATTGAAGTCGACATCACCAACCAGTCAGTCATCATCAACTATGCTCCGCGAGATGCCGTGCCCATCACGCTCTTGCGTGTGGTCAGGTCCTGGACCAACAACTATGCCGGCCTGGTGGAAGTGCACGAACTCGTCACCGACATTGCCAGTGGTGGTGTTAGTCGCGATGAGGCCTACCGGCGCCTGGACATCATCATCAAAAAGCCCAAGCCGTTCCCGCGGTGGATGGTTTCGGTAGCGGAAGCTGTTTTTGCTGCTGCCGTGGTGGGCGTCATTGGTGGCACGGTCTTCGGCGCGCTCGTAGCCTTCGTCACCATCCTTGCTGCGGGGCAAACGGCCCGGGTCTTGGGTAAATGGCGGGTTCCTGATTTCTTTGTGACGGCCATTAGTTCGTTCATTGTCACCATCGTTGCCCTGCTGTGCTTCATGGTGCATCTGCCCTTGAGTCCATCCGTGGTGGTGGCCGGTGGCATCTTGCTGATGCTGCCCTCGGGAAGGCTGGTCTCGGCTGTTCAGGATGCTATTAATGGCTTCCCCGTGACAGCCGCCGGCCGGTTCCTCTCAGCCTTCTTGAGCTTCGGCGCTATTGTGGCGGGTATTTCGGTGGCCCTTGTCACCGGAGCAGTTTTTGGGGCTGAGCGGCTCAATGTGGCCGAGACCATCACAGGCTCGCTGCCCCTATTGTGGGTGCTGGTCTTGGTCGCGGTGGCCACGGTGGCTATTTGTATTGCCGAGCAAACTGCCGTTCGCTTGGTGCTGCCTACGGTGGCCGTGGCCTTGATCGGCTACGTGGTTTACTACTTCTGTATGTACTTAGGCTTGGGCGGACGGTTTGCGCCAGCGGTCGCTGCCGTGGTGATTGGCATGCTGGCCCGCATCATCTCGCTGCGGCTGGGTGCCCCGCAACTGGTGGTGGCCGTCCCCTCGATCATCTTCTTGCTCGTGGGGCTCTCCATCTTCCGCGCCATGTTCGTCATGACGCTGACCCCCGAGGATTCTGTATCCGGAGCCGTGGGCATCTTTAATGCCCTGATCGTCATTCTGGCCGTAGCAGCGGGCGTGGTCCTGGGCGATAACGCCGCACGGCCCTTCACTCGCAGCAACGGCCAGAAGGACCGCCGCCGTAACCGCCGCCGGTAA
- a CDS encoding lipid II:glycine glycyltransferase FemX, whose amino-acid sequence MPEFTARFATAAEITDWDAHVTANPNGGNLLQSQAFAAVKKNYGWDTQFVVFEGAGYASYNLVLEKSFPVLGKLWYLMKGPDTAEAAHVPAMLAALRAFVKRARLNVFAAKIEPDIVASDEAHALFSGAGLLKVDDLQPNDHTAILDITPEPNELLRKLHSRGRNAVRRAIREGVEVRRAEPTEETMRTLYGLMEGTFEAKNAGKAREFAYFQQFWTEFCNRGQGHFFFVYENDVPSVGAFVINYGSKATYKDGGSLQKRSQYGDSHLIQWEAILDMKELGAVEYDFCGTPPSDRLKDPTHPHHGLGLFKTSFTKTVTDFIGCWDLPLSPWKYKIWTSVGERVARQFYVRRTGGKFY is encoded by the coding sequence TTGCCAGAATTTACTGCCCGATTTGCCACCGCCGCCGAGATCACCGACTGGGACGCGCATGTCACCGCCAATCCCAATGGTGGCAACTTGTTGCAGTCTCAAGCATTTGCGGCCGTGAAGAAGAACTACGGCTGGGACACCCAATTCGTGGTCTTTGAAGGCGCCGGCTACGCCAGCTACAACTTGGTTTTGGAGAAATCCTTTCCCGTGTTGGGCAAGCTGTGGTACCTCATGAAGGGCCCCGATACGGCCGAGGCTGCTCATGTCCCTGCCATGTTGGCAGCGCTGCGGGCGTTCGTGAAGCGGGCCAGGCTCAACGTCTTTGCCGCAAAAATTGAGCCTGACATTGTGGCCTCGGATGAGGCGCACGCACTGTTCAGTGGAGCCGGTCTGCTCAAGGTTGACGACTTGCAGCCGAATGATCACACGGCCATTTTGGACATCACACCTGAACCCAATGAATTGCTGCGCAAGCTGCACTCCCGTGGCCGCAACGCGGTCCGCCGCGCCATCCGCGAAGGTGTGGAAGTGCGGCGTGCCGAACCCACCGAGGAAACCATGCGGACCTTGTACGGGCTCATGGAGGGCACCTTCGAGGCCAAGAATGCTGGCAAGGCACGTGAGTTTGCCTACTTCCAGCAGTTCTGGACGGAGTTCTGCAACCGAGGTCAAGGCCATTTCTTCTTCGTCTATGAAAACGATGTTCCCTCGGTCGGTGCCTTCGTCATCAACTACGGTTCCAAAGCCACTTACAAAGATGGCGGATCGCTGCAGAAGCGGTCGCAGTACGGCGACTCGCACCTGATCCAGTGGGAAGCCATCTTGGATATGAAGGAGCTCGGAGCGGTGGAGTACGATTTCTGCGGAACGCCGCCCTCGGATCGGCTCAAAGACCCCACTCACCCGCATCACGGCCTGGGACTGTTCAAAACCAGCTTCACCAAGACTGTGACTGATTTCATCGGGTGCTGGGACCTGCCGCTGTCGCCGTGGAAGTACAAGATCTGGACTAGCGTGGGGGAGCGGGTTGCACGCCAATTTTACGTGCGCCGCACCGGAGGAAAGTTCTACTAA